In Phreatobacter aquaticus, a single genomic region encodes these proteins:
- a CDS encoding methyl-accepting chemotaxis protein, which produces MSLLPALSIRVRIALLAIFPIAGVLAAAGVSWYGERAASAAFNSYDGYANLAADANRVRASVRDLRFTAVDFAERYSTSATGAFAQARVAATMALREAQRKPQAAALSGDIERSLKQLAEAGQAFDLVKSTIETLGLDETSGLTGRMNESVQQLEVLARRVAQNFDDGAGILEQVLQMRRHEKDFMIRGNEQDLELFKQARNKFINEVSRSVIAPAMKTELMKAGEVYWPAMEAFVEGSKTVETTVKALESLLAGLDQTTNVLVSAADDGKTRANEQRLAAQESTQVMVLGIIGAVILLCGLVGFVLGRSITRQISGITGAMRGLASGDTSIAVPATDATDELGEMARAVLVFRDNAIERERLAAEQIAEVEARNRRATAVDQLIRSFEESSDLSLHALRGASGQLDGASDAMETSSGAVTSETLTASSAMEQASHSVASAAAAAEELSASISEIATQAAKSTEVAGTAVEAAERTAQTMGSLAQAATRIGEVVNLIQAIAAQTNLLALNATIEAARAGEAGKGFAVVASEVKGLAAQTAKATEEIASQIGAIQEASGDAVDAIDKVGTVIGEMRQIAASVAAAVEEQNAAVSTIAEAVNRASEETHGGADAMVRVGGTAQSARKTAEDVRSLSGRLGEEAVKLETEIRSFLEGVRAA; this is translated from the coding sequence ATGTCGTTGCTGCCAGCCCTCTCGATTCGCGTCCGCATTGCCCTTCTCGCGATCTTCCCGATCGCCGGCGTCCTCGCTGCCGCGGGTGTCTCCTGGTACGGCGAGCGCGCCGCTTCCGCGGCGTTCAATTCCTATGACGGCTACGCGAACCTCGCGGCCGATGCGAACCGGGTCAGGGCCAGCGTGCGCGACCTGCGGTTCACCGCCGTCGATTTCGCCGAACGCTACTCGACCAGCGCGACCGGTGCCTTCGCCCAGGCGCGGGTCGCCGCCACGATGGCGCTGCGCGAGGCCCAGCGGAAGCCGCAGGCCGCCGCTCTCTCGGGAGATATCGAGCGCTCCTTGAAGCAACTGGCTGAAGCCGGCCAGGCCTTCGATCTCGTCAAGTCGACGATTGAAACGCTCGGCCTCGACGAGACATCGGGTCTCACCGGTCGCATGAACGAATCGGTCCAGCAGCTGGAAGTTCTGGCGCGCCGGGTCGCCCAGAATTTCGACGACGGTGCCGGTATTCTCGAGCAGGTGCTGCAGATGCGGCGCCACGAGAAGGATTTCATGATCCGCGGCAACGAACAGGATCTCGAACTGTTCAAGCAGGCGCGCAACAAGTTCATCAACGAAGTGTCCCGCTCGGTCATTGCGCCCGCAATGAAGACGGAGCTGATGAAGGCTGGCGAAGTCTACTGGCCTGCCATGGAAGCCTTCGTCGAGGGCTCCAAGACGGTCGAGACGACGGTCAAGGCGCTGGAATCGCTGCTCGCCGGTCTCGACCAGACCACCAACGTGCTGGTCTCCGCCGCCGACGACGGCAAGACGCGGGCAAACGAGCAGCGGCTCGCCGCGCAGGAATCGACCCAGGTGATGGTGCTCGGCATCATCGGCGCGGTCATCCTGCTCTGCGGCCTCGTCGGCTTCGTGCTCGGACGGTCCATCACCCGGCAGATCAGCGGCATCACCGGTGCCATGCGCGGTCTCGCCAGCGGCGACACGTCGATTGCCGTGCCGGCCACGGATGCCACCGACGAGCTCGGCGAAATGGCCCGGGCCGTTCTGGTGTTCCGCGACAATGCCATTGAGCGTGAGCGGCTCGCTGCCGAACAGATCGCCGAAGTGGAGGCCCGCAACCGCCGCGCGACGGCTGTTGATCAGCTCATCCGCTCGTTCGAGGAAAGCTCCGACCTGTCGCTCCATGCCCTGCGCGGCGCCTCGGGCCAGCTGGACGGCGCGTCAGACGCCATGGAGACTTCCTCCGGCGCCGTGACCTCCGAGACCCTGACCGCTTCGTCGGCCATGGAACAGGCCTCGCATTCGGTGGCTTCGGCTGCCGCCGCGGCAGAGGAGCTGTCAGCCTCGATTTCCGAGATCGCCACGCAGGCCGCGAAATCGACCGAGGTCGCCGGCACTGCGGTGGAAGCCGCCGAGCGCACGGCCCAGACCATGGGATCGCTGGCCCAGGCGGCGACCCGCATCGGCGAGGTCGTCAACCTGATCCAGGCGATCGCCGCCCAGACCAACCTGCTGGCGCTGAACGCCACGATCGAGGCGGCACGCGCCGGCGAGGCCGGCAAGGGCTTCGCGGTCGTGGCATCGGAAGTGAAGGGGCTTGCCGCCCAGACGGCCAAGGCGACCGAGGAGATTGCCTCGCAGATCGGCGCAATCCAGGAAGCCTCGGGCGATGCGGTCGATGCCATCGACAAGGTCGGAACCGTGATCGGCGAGATGCGCCAGATCGCGGCGTCGGTCGCGGCCGCTGTGGAAGAGCAGAATGCCGCGGTCTCGACGATCGCGGAGGCGGTCAACCGCGCGTCCGAGGAGACCCATGGCGGTGCCGATGCAATGGTGCGTGTCGGTGGCACGGCCCAGTCGGCGCGCAAGACAGCCGAGGACGTGCGCTCGCTGTCCGGCCGGCTCGGCGAGGAAGCGGTGAAGCTCGAGACCGAGATCCGCTCGTTCCTCGAGGGCGTTCGGGCGGCCTGA
- a CDS encoding patatin-like phospholipase family protein, with protein MTGRRGVKRINLALQGGGAHGAFTWGVVDALLADGRLVIDGITGASAGAVNAVLLAGGLAEGGPKVAQDKLASFWRAASLDGKMPEIQRKALDRLFAIVPFEGSPMEAWLSSMQRFFSPYDLNPFDINPLEDLIREHVDFEQLAAHKALQVFISATNVQTGKLAIFPREKITAKAVMASACLPALFKAVEIDGVPYWDGGYMGNPPIFPLFRTTEAEDVILIQINPVVRQEKPTSSREIMNRLNEITFNSPLQAELRAVEFVARLVRQGTLPHGRSSGQYREVKMHRIALSDAMTDLTAGSKATTDYDFLLRLADAGRTAGETFLKDHFADLGVKGTLNLEAEIAAEWM; from the coding sequence ATGACCGGGCGACGCGGCGTCAAGCGCATCAATCTGGCCCTGCAGGGCGGAGGCGCCCACGGCGCCTTCACCTGGGGCGTGGTCGATGCGCTGCTCGCCGATGGACGGCTCGTTATTGACGGAATCACCGGAGCCTCCGCCGGCGCGGTCAATGCCGTTCTGCTGGCCGGCGGGCTCGCCGAGGGCGGGCCCAAGGTCGCGCAGGACAAGCTCGCCTCGTTCTGGCGGGCCGCCTCGCTCGACGGCAAGATGCCGGAGATCCAGCGCAAGGCACTCGACCGGCTGTTCGCCATCGTGCCGTTCGAGGGCTCGCCGATGGAGGCCTGGCTCTCCTCCATGCAGCGCTTCTTCTCGCCCTATGACCTCAATCCCTTTGACATCAATCCGCTTGAGGACCTGATCCGCGAACACGTGGATTTCGAACAACTGGCCGCCCACAAGGCGCTGCAGGTCTTCATCTCGGCGACCAATGTGCAGACCGGCAAGCTCGCGATCTTCCCGCGCGAGAAGATCACGGCCAAAGCCGTGATGGCCTCGGCCTGCCTTCCCGCGCTGTTCAAGGCTGTCGAGATCGACGGCGTGCCCTATTGGGATGGCGGCTATATGGGCAATCCGCCGATCTTCCCGCTGTTCCGCACCACCGAGGCCGAGGACGTGATCCTCATCCAGATCAATCCGGTGGTGCGCCAGGAGAAGCCGACCTCGTCGCGCGAGATCATGAACCGACTGAACGAAATCACCTTCAACTCGCCCTTGCAGGCGGAGCTGCGTGCGGTGGAGTTCGTCGCCCGCCTCGTGCGCCAGGGCACCCTGCCGCACGGCCGCTCGTCAGGCCAATATCGCGAGGTGAAGATGCACCGGATCGCGCTGAGCGACGCCATGACCGATCTCACCGCCGGCTCGAAGGCGACGACCGACTATGACTTCCTGCTGCGCCTCGCGGATGCCGGGCGGACCGCCGGCGAGACCTTCCTGAAGGACCATTTCGCCGATCTCGGCGTGAAGGGCACGCTCAACCTGGAAGCCGAGATCGCGGCGGAATGGATGTGA
- a CDS encoding Fur family transcriptional regulator has product MSKAHHHAHDHEACAHGHPPTDALTFAEARCAERRLKLTPIRREVLEHLAGSPAPVGAYDLIERMERAKGRRPAPITVYRALEFLLEAGLAHRIESRNAYVACAHRHEHSDLVLFMICDACGCVSEAPAAKVQADLDLIAAAANFKPTTKVVEIFGRCAHCA; this is encoded by the coding sequence ATGTCGAAGGCTCATCACCACGCCCATGACCACGAGGCCTGCGCGCACGGCCATCCGCCGACCGATGCGCTGACCTTTGCAGAAGCGCGCTGCGCCGAGCGCCGCCTGAAGCTGACGCCGATCCGCCGCGAGGTGCTGGAACATCTGGCGGGTTCGCCGGCGCCGGTCGGCGCCTATGACCTGATCGAGCGGATGGAGCGCGCCAAGGGCCGCCGCCCGGCACCGATCACCGTCTACCGGGCGCTGGAATTCCTGCTGGAGGCGGGCCTTGCCCACCGGATCGAGAGCCGCAACGCCTATGTCGCCTGCGCCCATCGCCACGAGCATTCCGACCTGGTTCTGTTCATGATCTGCGATGCCTGCGGCTGCGTCTCGGAAGCCCCCGCCGCCAAGGTGCAGGCCGACCTCGACCTGATCGCCGCCGCCGCGAATTTCAAGCCGACCACCAAGGTCGTCGAAATCTTCGGCCGCTGCGCGCACTGCGCCTGA
- a CDS encoding DMT family transporter yields MSRLVQIAPAIFVFLWSTGWIVAGFSARLADPLWFLLLRFSMAAIIVALIAFVMKAPWPASRRDAAHAMVSGVLLHTIYLAGVWWAVANGVPAGVSGIMAGLQPVLTTLLAPSLAGEYIGRRQVAGVVLGFTGVILVLMPKIVGVDPSALRAIALPLGVNLFGMVAVTLGTFYQKRFVSGGDLRTTTAWQYVGAALTTLPLFLLFGEARAEWNLTLVLTMAWSVLALSVGGIGLFLFLIARGAVSRTAAFIYLVPAASALMAYLIFGETLTPVQLIGMAVTATGVWLATRPA; encoded by the coding sequence ATGTCGCGTCTCGTCCAGATCGCCCCGGCCATTTTCGTCTTCCTCTGGTCAACCGGCTGGATTGTCGCCGGCTTCTCCGCACGCCTGGCGGATCCGCTCTGGTTCCTGTTGCTGCGCTTTTCCATGGCGGCGATCATTGTCGCGCTGATCGCTTTCGTGATGAAGGCGCCATGGCCCGCCAGCCGCCGCGATGCCGCCCATGCCATGGTCTCCGGCGTGCTGCTGCACACGATCTATCTCGCCGGCGTCTGGTGGGCGGTCGCCAACGGCGTGCCCGCGGGCGTCTCGGGGATCATGGCGGGACTGCAGCCGGTCCTCACCACCCTGCTCGCGCCGAGCCTTGCCGGCGAATATATCGGAAGGCGGCAGGTGGCGGGCGTGGTGCTCGGCTTTACCGGGGTCATCCTGGTGCTGATGCCGAAGATCGTCGGTGTCGATCCATCGGCCCTGCGGGCCATTGCCCTGCCGCTCGGGGTCAATCTGTTCGGCATGGTCGCCGTCACGCTCGGCACCTTCTACCAGAAGCGCTTCGTCTCCGGCGGCGACCTGCGCACCACCACCGCCTGGCAATATGTCGGCGCGGCGCTCACCACTTTGCCGCTGTTCCTGCTGTTCGGCGAGGCGCGCGCCGAATGGAATCTGACGCTTGTCCTCACCATGGCCTGGTCGGTGCTGGCCCTGTCGGTGGGCGGGATTGGCCTCTTCCTGTTCCTCATCGCGCGCGGCGCCGTATCGCGCACAGCGGCCTTCATCTACCTGGTACCAGCGGCCTCCGCCCTGATGGCCTATCTGATCTTCGGCGAGACGCTGACGCCTGTTCAGCTCATCGGCATGGCCGTCACCGCCACCGGCGTCTGGCTCGCGACGCGCCCGGCCTGA
- a CDS encoding tellurite resistance TerB family protein: MLDSFFALIQNLAGESPPAFEEGDYRLAAAALLIHVMTVDGKVTPAEETKLETILSAGFAMTPPDTRRLIEAATGLEQETVDMVRFTGVLRRALDEPARQRIVAMLWDLVLADGQAVESEDATVARAAELLGVSARP, encoded by the coding sequence ATGCTCGACAGTTTCTTCGCCCTGATCCAGAACCTCGCCGGCGAAAGCCCCCCGGCTTTCGAGGAGGGCGATTACCGGCTGGCCGCCGCGGCCCTGCTCATCCATGTCATGACGGTCGATGGCAAGGTGACGCCCGCTGAGGAGACCAAGCTGGAAACCATCCTGTCCGCCGGCTTCGCCATGACCCCGCCTGACACCCGCCGGCTGATCGAGGCCGCGACCGGGCTGGAGCAGGAGACAGTCGACATGGTCCGCTTCACCGGTGTGCTGCGTCGCGCGCTCGACGAGCCGGCACGCCAGCGGATCGTGGCGATGCTGTGGGATCTCGTGCTGGCAGATGGGCAGGCGGTGGAATCGGAGGATGCGACGGTGGCCCGCGCCGCCGAACTGCTCGGCGTCAGCGCGAGGCCTTGA
- a CDS encoding RidA family protein codes for MAIERKHVGPRMSGAVIHGNTVYLAGQVAKEAAGKSVGEQTKEILSIIDGLLAECGTSKLNLVSTNIWLSDMSTFAEMNKEWDAWVAPGHTPARATVEAKLAAPQFTVEIMVVAAK; via the coding sequence ATGGCAATCGAGCGCAAGCACGTCGGCCCCCGCATGAGCGGCGCCGTCATCCACGGCAACACCGTCTATCTCGCCGGCCAGGTGGCCAAGGAAGCCGCCGGCAAGTCGGTGGGCGAGCAGACCAAGGAAATCCTGTCGATCATCGATGGCCTGCTGGCTGAATGCGGCACGTCGAAGCTGAACCTCGTCTCCACCAACATCTGGCTGTCGGACATGTCGACCTTCGCCGAGATGAACAAGGAATGGGACGCCTGGGTTGCTCCCGGCCACACCCCGGCCCGCGCCACGGTGGAGGCGAAGCTCGCCGCCCCCCAGTTCACCGTCGAGATCATGGTCGTCGCCGCCAAGTAA
- a CDS encoding TRAP transporter substrate-binding protein encodes MLRRFTATLVLILGGLVAAAAQPATFDLVNEYPASSLPGEADKAFADLVAARLSARLVVRPVPNAASGLRSRDQVAAVAEGRVAMANTFGGAIGDLDPALAIPSLPFLTPTIADARRLLELAEARYQTAFARRNQKLLFVSPWPASGLWTVRPVDGLAALKALRVRTYDTTGTALFRSIATSAEVISFADVEPRLTAGSIDAVLSSGDGGAGRKLWRFLPHFAAINYAIPLSFGTINLDAWNRLDPETRSALEQIGREVSERQWAAMTGRVEANYATMRENGMTITSPIAPDLVAALQAAAAPAIAAWAEKASPEDREIIQRYRSGQPAK; translated from the coding sequence ATGCTGCGCCGGTTCACCGCCACCCTTGTCCTGATCCTTGGTGGCCTTGTTGCCGCCGCGGCCCAGCCGGCCACCTTCGACCTGGTCAACGAGTACCCCGCCAGCTCGCTGCCGGGCGAGGCCGACAAGGCCTTTGCCGATCTGGTGGCGGCGCGGCTGTCAGCCAGGCTGGTCGTCCGGCCCGTTCCGAACGCCGCCTCGGGCCTGCGCTCGCGTGACCAGGTCGCGGCGGTCGCCGAGGGGCGGGTCGCCATGGCCAATACGTTCGGCGGCGCGATCGGTGATCTCGACCCGGCGCTGGCCATTCCCTCGCTGCCGTTCCTGACCCCCACCATCGCCGATGCCCGGCGGCTGCTGGAACTGGCAGAGGCGCGCTATCAGACGGCCTTCGCCAGGCGCAACCAGAAGCTCCTCTTCGTCTCGCCCTGGCCGGCCTCGGGGCTCTGGACGGTGCGCCCGGTCGATGGGCTTGCCGCCCTGAAGGCGCTGCGGGTGCGCACCTATGACACGACCGGCACGGCGCTGTTCCGCTCCATCGCCACATCGGCCGAGGTGATCTCCTTTGCCGATGTCGAGCCGCGGCTGACCGCGGGCTCCATCGATGCGGTTCTGTCGTCGGGCGATGGCGGTGCCGGCCGCAAGCTGTGGCGCTTCCTGCCGCATTTCGCCGCCATCAATTACGCGATCCCGCTGTCCTTCGGCACGATCAACCTCGATGCCTGGAACAGGCTCGATCCCGAGACGCGCTCGGCACTTGAGCAGATCGGCCGCGAGGTTTCCGAGCGGCAATGGGCCGCGATGACCGGCCGCGTCGAGGCGAACTATGCCACCATGCGCGAAAATGGCATGACCATCACGTCACCGATCGCGCCGGACCTGGTCGCGGCGTTGCAGGCAGCGGCGGCTCCCGCCATCGCCGCCTGGGCGGAGAAGGCCAGTCCGGAAGACCGCGAGATCATTCAGCGCTATAGGAGCGGCCAGCCAGCGAAATGA
- a CDS encoding acyl-CoA dehydrogenase family protein, with product MSPALAVKDNAPPLADLAQGAVIAVDAILADATAAVRALVTENGRISNAAMEREQRATHGLSWLATYVESVRQLASYAERLGATGKFGEIEELIVRIGLGEYCSQILGGIPMSQGETVRPVDLGLSASDIARRFADPVDALIATGNTAANRARLAVLVQERETSGHFGEPAIDETLEQIRDEMRKFALAEVIPFAHEWHLKNEYIPMDVIAKLSELGVFGLTLPEEFGGMGLGKESMCVVSEELSRGYIGVGSLGTRSEIACELILAGGTEEQKEKWLPRIASGEILPTAVFTEPNTGSDLASLKTRAVRSGDVYKVSGNKTWITHPVRADVMTLLARTNPDEPGYKGLSMFLAEKPRGSDENPFPAPGMTGGEIEVLGYRGMKEYEIGFDGFEVKAENLLGGVEGQGFKQLMQTFEAARIQTAARAVGVAQAAMDLGLRYAQERIQFGKPLIAFPRVADKIAMMAVEVMIARQLTYYAARQKDHDRRCDLEAGMAKLLGARVAWAAADNALQIHGGNGFALEYPVSRVLCDARILNIFEGAAEIQAQVIARRLLDGSN from the coding sequence ATGAGCCCCGCCCTTGCCGTCAAGGACAATGCACCGCCGCTGGCAGACCTCGCCCAGGGCGCCGTGATCGCCGTCGACGCCATTCTCGCCGATGCTACCGCCGCGGTCAGGGCGCTGGTCACCGAGAACGGCCGCATCTCCAACGCGGCCATGGAACGCGAGCAGCGCGCGACCCACGGCCTGTCCTGGCTGGCGACCTACGTGGAAAGCGTCCGCCAGCTCGCCTCCTATGCCGAGCGCCTGGGTGCCACTGGCAAGTTCGGCGAGATCGAGGAGCTGATCGTCCGCATCGGCCTTGGCGAATATTGCAGCCAGATTCTCGGCGGCATCCCGATGAGCCAGGGCGAGACAGTGCGCCCGGTCGATCTCGGCTTGTCGGCGTCCGACATCGCCCGCCGTTTCGCAGACCCGGTCGATGCGCTGATTGCGACCGGCAACACCGCCGCCAATCGCGCAAGGCTGGCCGTCCTCGTCCAGGAACGCGAGACATCCGGCCATTTCGGCGAACCGGCCATCGACGAGACGCTGGAGCAGATCCGCGACGAGATGCGCAAGTTCGCGCTCGCCGAGGTCATTCCCTTCGCCCACGAATGGCACCTGAAGAACGAATACATCCCGATGGATGTCATCGCCAAGCTGTCCGAGCTCGGCGTGTTCGGCCTGACATTGCCGGAAGAATTCGGCGGCATGGGCCTCGGCAAGGAATCCATGTGCGTCGTCTCCGAGGAGCTGTCGCGCGGCTATATCGGCGTCGGCTCGCTCGGCACCCGCTCGGAGATCGCCTGCGAGCTGATCCTCGCTGGCGGTACCGAGGAGCAGAAGGAGAAGTGGCTGCCCAGGATCGCCTCCGGCGAGATCTTGCCGACCGCAGTCTTCACCGAGCCCAATACCGGCTCCGACCTTGCGTCCCTCAAGACCCGCGCGGTCAGGTCCGGAGACGTCTACAAGGTCTCCGGCAACAAGACCTGGATCACCCATCCCGTCCGCGCCGACGTGATGACGCTGCTCGCCCGCACCAATCCGGATGAGCCCGGCTACAAGGGCCTCTCGATGTTCCTCGCGGAAAAGCCGCGCGGCAGTGACGAGAACCCCTTCCCCGCTCCCGGCATGACCGGCGGCGAGATCGAGGTGCTCGGCTATCGCGGCATGAAGGAATACGAGATCGGCTTCGACGGCTTCGAGGTGAAGGCGGAGAACCTGCTCGGCGGCGTCGAGGGCCAGGGCTTCAAGCAGCTGATGCAGACCTTCGAGGCAGCCCGCATCCAGACGGCCGCCCGCGCCGTCGGCGTGGCGCAGGCCGCCATGGACCTGGGCCTTCGCTATGCCCAGGAGCGCATCCAGTTCGGCAAGCCGCTGATCGCCTTCCCGCGTGTTGCCGACAAGATCGCCATGATGGCGGTCGAGGTGATGATCGCGCGCCAACTGACCTATTACGCCGCACGCCAGAAGGACCACGACCGGCGCTGCGATCTGGAAGCCGGCATGGCCAAGCTGCTCGGCGCCCGCGTCGCCTGGGCCGCCGCCGACAACGCTCTGCAGATTCACGGCGGCAACGGTTTCGCGCTGGAATATCCGGTCAGCCGCGTGCTCTGCGACGCGCGCATCCTCAACATCTTCGAGGGCGCGGCCGAAATCCAGGCGCAGGTGATCGCCAGGCGCCTGCTCGACGGCAGCAACTGA
- a CDS encoding 3-hydroxybutyrate dehydrogenase, producing MNLQGKSAVITGSTSGIGLAIAKALAAQGCDIMLNGLGDAGEIEQIRSGLEKESGRKVLYNGANMMKPDEIAGLVKAAETGLGKVDILVSNAGIQHVSPVEDFPIDKWDAIIAINMTATFHLVRAAVPGMKARKSGRIINMASAHSLVASPFKSAYVSAKHGLLGFTKTIALELATFGITANCISPGYVWTPLVEKQIPDTMKARGMTKEQVMNDVLLAAQPTKQFVQTEEIAAMALYLCSDMAKNITGANMVVDGGWTAA from the coding sequence ATGAACTTGCAAGGAAAGAGCGCTGTCATCACCGGCTCGACCAGCGGCATTGGCCTCGCCATCGCCAAGGCGCTTGCGGCCCAGGGCTGCGACATCATGCTGAACGGCCTGGGCGATGCCGGCGAGATCGAGCAGATCCGCTCGGGGCTTGAGAAGGAGAGCGGCCGTAAAGTGCTCTACAATGGCGCCAACATGATGAAGCCGGACGAGATCGCGGGCCTGGTGAAGGCCGCCGAAACCGGCCTGGGCAAGGTCGACATCCTCGTCTCCAATGCCGGCATCCAGCATGTCTCGCCGGTCGAGGATTTCCCGATCGACAAGTGGGACGCCATCATCGCCATCAACATGACCGCGACCTTCCATCTGGTGCGCGCGGCGGTTCCCGGCATGAAGGCGCGCAAGTCCGGCCGCATCATCAACATGGCCTCGGCCCATTCGCTGGTCGCTTCCCCGTTCAAGTCGGCCTATGTCTCGGCCAAGCACGGCCTGCTCGGCTTCACCAAGACCATCGCGCTGGAACTGGCCACCTTCGGCATCACGGCGAACTGCATTTCGCCAGGCTATGTCTGGACGCCTCTCGTCGAGAAGCAGATCCCCGACACGATGAAGGCGCGGGGCATGACCAAGGAGCAGGTCATGAACGACGTGCTGCTTGCGGCCCAGCCCACCAAGCAGTTCGTCCAGACCGAGGAGATCGCCGCCATGGCGCTCTATCTCTGCTCCGACATGGCCAAGAACATCACCGGCGCCAACATGGTGGTGGACGGCGGCTGGACCGCCGCATGA
- a CDS encoding alkylphosphonate utilization protein has protein sequence MKVKDSNGTELKDGDSVTLIKDLKVKGANVTLKRGTLIKSIQLTDNEDEIDCRYEKVKGLVLRTEFVKKA, from the coding sequence ATGAAGGTCAAGGATTCCAACGGCACCGAGCTGAAGGACGGCGATTCCGTCACGCTCATCAAGGACCTCAAGGTCAAGGGCGCCAATGTCACGCTGAAGCGGGGCACGCTGATCAAGTCGATCCAGCTCACCGACAACGAGGATGAGATCGACTGCCGCTACGAGAAGGTGAAGGGCCTCGTGCTCAGGACCGAATTCGTCAAGAAGGCCTAA
- the yidD gene encoding membrane protein insertion efficiency factor YidD — MLRYAAAGSISAYQKWLSPRKGYCCAYGVATGRWTCSSYAKKVVTERGTLALAKALPRQFARCRKAHTALLAMAAAGIAGITTLGSEEAGDAEAGEKKPETKKAESSWWGDGACAVLEIASCLPCDGL; from the coding sequence ATGTTGCGCTATGCCGCGGCCGGATCGATTTCGGCCTATCAGAAATGGCTGTCGCCCCGTAAGGGCTATTGCTGCGCCTATGGTGTTGCCACCGGACGCTGGACCTGTTCGTCCTACGCCAAGAAGGTCGTGACGGAGCGTGGGACGCTGGCGCTCGCGAAGGCGCTGCCCCGCCAGTTCGCCCGCTGCCGGAAGGCTCACACCGCCCTGCTGGCCATGGCGGCGGCCGGCATTGCGGGCATCACTACACTCGGGTCGGAAGAGGCAGGCGATGCCGAGGCCGGGGAGAAAAAGCCCGAAACCAAGAAGGCCGAATCCAGCTGGTGGGGGGACGGCGCCTGCGCCGTCCTGGAAATCGCGTCCTGCCTGCCCTGCGACGGCCTGTAA
- a CDS encoding trans-sulfuration enzyme family protein yields MTQSKPSGLQPRTLAAQALGWEEPETHGVVTPIHVATTYIRDPDNQYRNGFVYGRPDNQTVKQAEAVLAMLEEGKEAMVLGSGMSAATAVIMALPAGAHIIAPTIMYWALRNWLMNDAPTYGYTTSFVDTADLAAVKAAVQPGKTKLIWLETPSNPLWTLADIAAISEIAHAAGAICAVDSTVATPVFTRPLTLGADIVMHAATKYLNGHSDVVAGALVTREANDFWAKVRRVRSMHGQILGPFEAFLLMRGMRTLHVRAEAQAKAALSLAEKLKAHPLVADVLYPGLTTHPQHALAVRQMQGGFSGMLSIRVKAGEQAAVSTAARVAVWKRATSLGGVESLIEHRASIEGAGSPCPTDLLRLSVGIEAVDDLYADIDRALRGAND; encoded by the coding sequence AGGAACCGGAAACCCATGGTGTGGTGACGCCCATCCACGTGGCGACGACCTATATCCGCGATCCCGACAATCAGTATCGCAACGGCTTCGTCTACGGCCGGCCGGACAACCAGACCGTCAAGCAGGCGGAAGCTGTGCTGGCCATGCTGGAAGAGGGCAAGGAGGCGATGGTGCTCGGCTCCGGCATGTCGGCCGCGACCGCCGTCATCATGGCGCTGCCGGCTGGCGCCCATATCATCGCGCCGACGATCATGTATTGGGCATTGCGCAACTGGCTGATGAACGATGCGCCGACCTATGGCTATACGACGAGTTTCGTCGACACCGCCGATCTTGCTGCGGTGAAGGCCGCGGTCCAGCCGGGCAAGACCAAGCTCATCTGGCTGGAGACGCCGTCCAATCCCTTGTGGACGCTCGCCGACATCGCCGCGATCTCGGAGATCGCCCATGCCGCCGGCGCGATCTGCGCGGTCGATTCGACCGTCGCCACGCCGGTCTTCACGCGCCCGCTGACACTTGGCGCCGATATCGTCATGCATGCGGCGACCAAGTATCTCAACGGCCATTCGGACGTGGTGGCCGGTGCGCTGGTCACCCGCGAAGCCAACGATTTCTGGGCGAAGGTCCGGCGCGTGCGGTCTATGCACGGGCAGATCCTGGGCCCGTTCGAGGCCTTCCTGCTGATGCGCGGCATGCGCACCCTGCATGTGCGCGCCGAGGCGCAGGCCAAGGCCGCGCTGTCGCTCGCCGAGAAGCTGAAGGCGCATCCGCTGGTCGCCGACGTGCTCTATCCCGGTCTGACGACGCATCCGCAGCATGCGCTGGCCGTGCGCCAGATGCAGGGCGGCTTCTCCGGCATGCTGTCGATCCGGGTGAAGGCCGGCGAACAGGCGGCGGTGTCGACGGCGGCGCGCGTGGCCGTGTGGAAGCGGGCGACCTCGCTCGGCGGCGTCGAGAGCCTGATCGAGCATCGCGCCTCCATCGAGGGCGCGGGCTCGCCCTGCCCGACCGATCTGCTGCGCCTGTCGGTCGGCATCGAGGCGGTGGATGACCTTTACGCCGACATCGACCGGGCGCTGCGCGGCGCGAACGACTGA